Proteins from one Streptomyces sp. NBC_00289 genomic window:
- a CDS encoding BlaI/MecI/CopY family transcriptional regulator, which translates to MGELEDAVMTRVWKWNRPVTVREVLEDLQRERSIAYTTVMTVLDNLHQKGWVRREAEGRAYRYEAVSTRPAYAAALMNDAWSQSDNPAAALVAFFGMMSEEQRHALRDAVRIVQGPETSEAAADTAPDTTADTRDENPGSAPEGGGR; encoded by the coding sequence TTGGGAGAACTCGAAGACGCGGTCATGACGCGGGTGTGGAAGTGGAACCGCCCGGTGACCGTTCGGGAAGTCCTGGAAGACCTTCAGCGGGAGCGGTCCATCGCCTACACCACGGTGATGACCGTTTTGGACAATCTCCATCAGAAGGGCTGGGTGCGCCGTGAGGCGGAAGGCCGGGCCTATCGATATGAGGCGGTCTCCACACGGCCCGCCTACGCGGCCGCGCTGATGAACGACGCCTGGTCCCAGAGTGACAACCCCGCCGCCGCTCTCGTCGCGTTCTTCGGGATGATGAGCGAGGAACAGCGACATGCCCTGCGGGACGCCGTACGCATCGTCCAGGGACCGGAAACATCCGAAGCCGCCGCGGATACGGCACCCGATACCACGGCCGATACCCGTGACGAGAACCCCGGCTCGGCGCCGGAGGGCGGCGGGCGATAG
- a CDS encoding type III pantothenate kinase, protein MLLTIDVGNTHTVLGLFDGEDIVEHWRISTDARRTADELAVLLQGLMGMHPLLGDELGDGIDGIAICATVPSVLHELREVTRRYYGDVPAVLVEPGVKTGVPILTDNPKEVGADRIINAVAAVELFGGPAIVVDFGTATTFDAVSARGEYVGGVIAPGIEISVEALGVKGAQLRKIEVARPRSVIGKNTVEAMQSGIIYGFAGQVDGVVQRMARELAQDPEEVTVIATGGLAPMVLGESSVIDEHEPWLTLVGLRLVYERNVARM, encoded by the coding sequence ATGCTCCTCACGATCGATGTGGGCAACACGCACACCGTCCTGGGACTGTTCGACGGCGAGGACATCGTCGAGCACTGGCGCATCTCCACCGACGCGCGCCGCACGGCCGACGAACTGGCCGTGCTGCTGCAGGGCCTCATGGGCATGCACCCGCTCCTGGGCGACGAGCTGGGCGACGGCATCGACGGGATCGCGATCTGCGCGACCGTGCCGTCCGTGCTGCACGAGCTGCGCGAGGTGACCCGCCGCTACTACGGCGACGTGCCCGCGGTCCTGGTCGAGCCGGGCGTGAAGACGGGCGTGCCGATCCTCACCGACAACCCGAAGGAGGTCGGCGCGGACCGGATCATCAACGCGGTCGCCGCCGTCGAGCTCTTCGGCGGCCCGGCGATCGTGGTCGACTTCGGCACGGCGACGACGTTCGACGCGGTCAGCGCGCGCGGGGAGTACGTCGGCGGGGTCATCGCCCCCGGTATCGAGATCTCGGTCGAGGCGCTCGGCGTCAAGGGCGCCCAGCTGCGGAAGATCGAGGTGGCGCGGCCGCGGAGCGTGATCGGCAAGAACACGGTCGAGGCGATGCAGTCGGGCATCATCTACGGCTTCGCGGGACAGGTGGACGGCGTCGTGCAGCGGATGGCACGGGAGCTGGCCCAGGACCCGGAGGAGGTGACGGTGATCGCCACGGGCGGGCTCGCGCCCATGGTCCTCGGGGAGTCCTCGGTCATCGACGAGCACGAACCGTGGCTGACGCTGGTGGGGCTGCGGCTGGTGTACGAACGGAACGTGGCGCGCATGTGA